From a region of the Gossypium raimondii isolate GPD5lz chromosome 10, ASM2569854v1, whole genome shotgun sequence genome:
- the LOC105777088 gene encoding WAT1-related protein At5g40240 isoform X2, whose translation MASRMQYCYNHVLPLTAMVAVECTNVGLNVLFKEATAKGMNRYIFITYSYAVGTLLLLPLSFIFPSRTVIPSLKFHLGSRIFLLGLIGYLAQICAYKGMDYSSPTLASAISNLEPAFTFILAVLFRLETVALRSSSSQAKIIGTIASISGALLVVLYKGPKVLVQWPLESSEPNWVISGILLATAYLLFSIWYIVQTQVLEIYPAELIVALFYNLCGAIISVPVSLITQPKLSSWILRPSVAVIAVLYSGVFQSFSSLVVTWGLHLKGPVYVAIFSPVSIAIAAFMSAIFLDDSLHLGSIIGAIIISMGFYAVLWGKAKEGGRDSSSSGKVPLLKVENIVE comes from the exons ATGGCAAGTAGAATGCAGTACTGTTACAACCATGTTCTGCCATTGACAGCCATGGTTGCTGTGGAGTGCACAAATGTAGGGTTAAACGTTCTATTCAAAGAAGCAACAGCAAAGGGGATGAACCGCTATatcttcatcacttattcttatgCTGTTGGAACTCTTCTTCTCCTCCCTTTATCCTTCATCTTTCCCag TAGAACAGTGATTCCCTCTTTGAAATTCCACCTTGGCTCTAGAATTTTCCTTCTTGGCCTTATTGG GTATTtagctcaaatatgtgcatatAAGGGTATGGATTATAGCTCCCCAACTCTTGCTTCTGCCATCAGCAATCTTGAACCAGCTTTTACCTTCATACTTGCTGTTCTTTTCAG ATTGGAAACAGTAGCTTTGAGAAGCTCCAGCAGTCAAGCTAAAATCATAGGGACTATAGCATCAATTTCAGGTGCATTACTAGTTGTTCTTTACAAAGGTCCCAAAGTTTTAGTTCAATGGCCCTTGGAATCTTCAGAGCCAAATTGGGTCATTAGTGGGATCTTACTTGCTACTGCCTATCttctattttcaatttggtaCATTGTTCAG ACCCAAGTATTGGAGATTTACCCAGCTGAGCTGATTGTTGCATTGTTTTACAACTTATGTGGAGCAATTATCTCTGTACCTGTTTCCTTAATAACACAACCTAAGTTGAGTTCTTGGATACTAAGGCCTAGTGTTGCAGTCATTGCAGTACTATACTCA GGTGTTTTCCAATCCTTTAGCTCACTTGTGGTCACATGGGGCCTTCATTTGAAAGGGCCTGTATACGTTGCAATTTTTAGCCCTGTATCAATCGCCATTGCTGCTTTTATGAGTGCAATTTTCCTTGATGATTCTCTGCATCTTGGAAG TATTATTGGGGCAATTATAATATCAATGGGATTTTATGCTGTACTATGGGGTAAAGCGAAGGAAGGTGGAAGGGATTCATCATCTAGTGGTAAAGTTCCCCTGTTGAAAGTGGAAAACATTGTAGAATAG
- the LOC105777088 gene encoding WAT1-related protein At5g40240 isoform X1, which yields MASRMQYCYNHVLPLTAMVAVECTNVGLNVLFKEATAKGMNRYIFITYSYAVGTLLLLPLSFIFPSSRTVIPSLKFHLGSRIFLLGLIGYLAQICAYKGMDYSSPTLASAISNLEPAFTFILAVLFRLETVALRSSSSQAKIIGTIASISGALLVVLYKGPKVLVQWPLESSEPNWVISGILLATAYLLFSIWYIVQTQVLEIYPAELIVALFYNLCGAIISVPVSLITQPKLSSWILRPSVAVIAVLYSGVFQSFSSLVVTWGLHLKGPVYVAIFSPVSIAIAAFMSAIFLDDSLHLGSIIGAIIISMGFYAVLWGKAKEGGRDSSSSGKVPLLKVENIVE from the exons ATGGCAAGTAGAATGCAGTACTGTTACAACCATGTTCTGCCATTGACAGCCATGGTTGCTGTGGAGTGCACAAATGTAGGGTTAAACGTTCTATTCAAAGAAGCAACAGCAAAGGGGATGAACCGCTATatcttcatcacttattcttatgCTGTTGGAACTCTTCTTCTCCTCCCTTTATCCTTCATCTTTCCCag TAGTAGAACAGTGATTCCCTCTTTGAAATTCCACCTTGGCTCTAGAATTTTCCTTCTTGGCCTTATTGG GTATTtagctcaaatatgtgcatatAAGGGTATGGATTATAGCTCCCCAACTCTTGCTTCTGCCATCAGCAATCTTGAACCAGCTTTTACCTTCATACTTGCTGTTCTTTTCAG ATTGGAAACAGTAGCTTTGAGAAGCTCCAGCAGTCAAGCTAAAATCATAGGGACTATAGCATCAATTTCAGGTGCATTACTAGTTGTTCTTTACAAAGGTCCCAAAGTTTTAGTTCAATGGCCCTTGGAATCTTCAGAGCCAAATTGGGTCATTAGTGGGATCTTACTTGCTACTGCCTATCttctattttcaatttggtaCATTGTTCAG ACCCAAGTATTGGAGATTTACCCAGCTGAGCTGATTGTTGCATTGTTTTACAACTTATGTGGAGCAATTATCTCTGTACCTGTTTCCTTAATAACACAACCTAAGTTGAGTTCTTGGATACTAAGGCCTAGTGTTGCAGTCATTGCAGTACTATACTCA GGTGTTTTCCAATCCTTTAGCTCACTTGTGGTCACATGGGGCCTTCATTTGAAAGGGCCTGTATACGTTGCAATTTTTAGCCCTGTATCAATCGCCATTGCTGCTTTTATGAGTGCAATTTTCCTTGATGATTCTCTGCATCTTGGAAG TATTATTGGGGCAATTATAATATCAATGGGATTTTATGCTGTACTATGGGGTAAAGCGAAGGAAGGTGGAAGGGATTCATCATCTAGTGGTAAAGTTCCCCTGTTGAAAGTGGAAAACATTGTAGAATAG